Proteins found in one Gordonia sp. PDNC005 genomic segment:
- a CDS encoding lysophospholipid acyltransferase family protein gives MTNTTVNPWVPLSPCGTACVPDVDRASRARSAARLTGFCVISTALLIVGTMTMLVPRRARHRYWRSSARLCLRSMGVRLTVEDHRPDNARVVRGALIVANHVSFLDIVAMASVAPARFVAKREVAQMAGFGIIARSFGVLSHVRGDLRLLVPIVEKVTGILDRGRAVAVFPEGTTWCGAASGRFRPAFFQAAVDAGVPVLPMRLSYSEAGRPTALAGFIGDDTIGSTFMRIVSARDLTVTLTVFDLQLPVPDRRELARAAQGLINPATDLADRMVTVDVTRVAPAESSMA, from the coding sequence ATGACGAACACGACCGTCAACCCGTGGGTGCCGCTGAGCCCCTGCGGAACGGCATGCGTGCCCGACGTCGACCGCGCCTCACGAGCCCGTTCCGCGGCACGACTGACCGGGTTCTGCGTCATCTCGACCGCGCTCCTGATCGTCGGGACGATGACGATGCTGGTACCGCGACGCGCTCGTCACCGCTACTGGCGATCGAGCGCACGATTGTGCCTCCGGTCGATGGGCGTCCGCCTGACCGTCGAAGATCACCGACCCGACAACGCTCGAGTGGTGCGCGGCGCGCTGATCGTCGCCAACCACGTCTCGTTCCTCGACATCGTGGCGATGGCCTCGGTGGCGCCTGCGCGGTTCGTCGCCAAGCGCGAAGTGGCCCAGATGGCGGGATTCGGTATCATCGCCAGATCGTTCGGAGTGCTGTCACACGTGCGCGGTGACCTCCGACTGCTGGTTCCGATCGTCGAGAAGGTCACTGGAATCCTCGACCGCGGCCGCGCGGTCGCGGTCTTCCCGGAAGGCACCACATGGTGCGGCGCGGCGTCGGGACGCTTCCGCCCCGCGTTCTTCCAAGCGGCCGTCGACGCCGGCGTCCCGGTCCTGCCGATGCGTCTCTCGTACAGCGAAGCCGGTCGCCCGACCGCACTCGCCGGATTCATCGGGGACGACACCATCGGCTCGACGTTCATGCGGATCGTCTCGGCACGCGACCTCACCGTCACACTGACCGTGTTCGACCTGCAACTTCCCGTCCCGGACCGGCGCGAGCTGGCTCGGGCGGCACAGGGTCTCATCAACCCGGCCACCGATCTGGCCGATCGCATGGTGACGGTGGACGTCACACGAGTGGCACCGGCCGAGTCCTCGATGGCCTGA